A genomic segment from Leptolyngbya boryana PCC 6306 encodes:
- a CDS encoding phosphoribosyltransferase, protein MSDLYVSWSDYHRLIEKLALQVYKSEWEFNQIVCLARGGLRIGDLLSRMFDVPLAVLSTSSYRSGSRSRSALVFSKDLSMTTLNLGSHVLIVDDLVDSGVTLQKTIPWLKQHYGFYIEEMRTGVLWYKDCSVIKPDYYVDYLADNPWIHQPFEKYEDMKPSDLLELEKVE, encoded by the coding sequence ATGTCGGATCTCTATGTCAGTTGGTCAGACTATCATCGCTTGATCGAGAAACTTGCCCTTCAGGTCTACAAATCTGAATGGGAATTTAATCAGATTGTCTGTTTAGCTAGAGGCGGATTACGGATTGGAGATCTCCTCTCTCGCATGTTTGATGTGCCTTTGGCAGTGTTGTCTACTTCTTCCTATCGGAGTGGATCGCGATCGCGCAGTGCGTTAGTCTTTTCCAAAGATCTCAGTATGACGACTCTGAATCTGGGTAGCCACGTTTTAATTGTGGATGATCTCGTTGATTCGGGTGTGACGCTGCAAAAAACGATTCCTTGGCTCAAACAGCATTACGGCTTCTATATCGAAGAAATGCGCACCGGGGTTCTCTGGTATAAAGATTGCTCGGTGATCAAGCCTGACTATTACGTCGATTATTTGGCGGATAATCCCTGGATTCACCAGCCGTTTGAAAAATACGAGGATATGAAGCCCTCTGATCTGCTGGAACTGGAGAAAGTGGAATGA
- a CDS encoding nucleotidyltransferase domain-containing protein codes for MIRAAAADCLLDCVRYYCGTTTELEFSTVNWSDLLDLAYFNSLAPVVYQSLKTSPTVPAAVLDRLSETVRMTNYLNLVRMQELLQIVARLKEQGITAIPFKGLVLAEIAHGNLAMREFGDLDLLVRYQDFWQAKAVLMTQEYSPGSTAIQEALTSNRYCQISLLNPARSSVLDLHWGIPPRRRWRREYPDMLWQNLQIRSIALQTIQTFSVEVTLVIQAVNTVKEPTRRSSLKQACDLAKLICAYPALDWHQVWQVADQLRVRKLVMIGLGVVSQLLQVPLPVEVLTKIQETQAIAEQVAQQIVTKIDRPTQPTDPFWSEFWYQLRTVDQAWHGVVISLQFLATTLIVVGMRLVPNERDRQLVALPQSLSFLYYFLRIVRLTHRVLMQR; via the coding sequence ATGATCCGTGCTGCTGCCGCTGATTGCTTACTTGACTGCGTTCGATATTATTGTGGAACTACGACCGAACTGGAGTTCAGTACTGTCAATTGGTCAGACTTGCTCGACTTAGCTTACTTCAATAGTCTTGCTCCAGTGGTGTATCAGAGCTTGAAGACCTCGCCAACGGTTCCTGCTGCTGTGCTGGATCGTCTTTCTGAAACAGTCCGAATGACAAATTATCTCAATTTGGTGCGAATGCAAGAACTGCTTCAGATTGTTGCGCGGCTCAAAGAGCAGGGAATTACGGCTATTCCTTTTAAGGGACTGGTGCTCGCCGAAATCGCTCACGGCAATTTAGCGATGCGGGAGTTTGGGGATTTGGATTTGCTGGTGCGCTATCAAGATTTCTGGCAAGCAAAAGCAGTCTTAATGACTCAAGAATATAGTCCAGGGTCAACTGCCATTCAAGAAGCATTGACCTCTAATCGGTACTGTCAAATTTCATTATTGAATCCGGCGCGATCGAGTGTTTTAGATCTGCATTGGGGAATTCCTCCCCGACGAAGGTGGCGACGAGAGTATCCTGATATGCTCTGGCAGAACTTACAAATCCGCTCAATTGCGCTCCAGACGATTCAAACGTTTTCAGTCGAGGTCACGCTGGTCATTCAGGCAGTCAATACGGTCAAAGAACCCACTCGACGATCGTCGCTGAAACAAGCTTGTGATCTAGCAAAGTTAATTTGTGCTTACCCTGCTCTAGATTGGCATCAAGTTTGGCAAGTTGCCGATCAACTGCGAGTTCGGAAACTTGTCATGATTGGGTTGGGTGTTGTATCCCAACTTCTACAAGTCCCATTGCCTGTGGAAGTGCTGACTAAAATTCAAGAAACACAAGCGATCGCTGAGCAGGTCGCTCAGCAGATTGTGACCAAAATTGATCGTCCAACTCAGCCAACAGACCCATTTTGGTCAGAGTTTTGGTATCAGCTTAGAACGGTTGATCAGGCATGGCATGGCGTAGTGATTAGTCTGCAATTTTTGGCAACGACCTTGATAGTGGTGGGAATGCGTCTAGTCCCCAACGAGCGCGATCGACAACTGGTTGCGCTGCCTCAGTCCCTTTCTTTTCTGTATTATTTTCTACGGATTGTACGACTGACGCACCGAGTTCTGATGCAGAGATAG
- a CDS encoding cation diffusion facilitator family transporter — MHHHHHHDHSTVRYDRAFLIGIVLNLGFVMAQATFGWLTNSLALLADAGHNLGDVLGLAIAWGAYTLARRRPTKRHTYGLRRASILSPLINSSLLLSVTVFIAIEAIQRLIDPKPVESLTVIIVAAIGILVNGATALMFQKDHQHDVNVKGAFLHMVADALVSVGVVLSGLIITLTGWQSIDAIASMGIAIVIGIGAWNLLQESLSLALDGVPANVDLRAIQNYLLDLPGVGSIHDLHVWALSSTEPALTAHLVMLAGVPGSDFLARISHDLHDRFGIEHSTIQIETGSAFLPCMQSDCGM; from the coding sequence ATGCATCATCATCACCATCACGATCATTCAACCGTTCGATACGATCGCGCTTTTCTCATCGGTATCGTTCTCAATTTAGGCTTTGTAATGGCTCAAGCGACGTTTGGTTGGTTGACGAATTCTCTCGCTTTACTCGCGGATGCGGGACATAATTTAGGCGATGTTTTGGGACTTGCGATCGCTTGGGGCGCATATACGCTGGCACGTCGTCGTCCTACGAAACGTCATACTTATGGACTGCGGAGAGCTTCGATTCTCTCACCACTGATTAATTCTAGTTTGCTGCTCAGTGTGACGGTCTTTATTGCGATCGAAGCGATTCAGCGCTTGATTGATCCGAAGCCTGTCGAAAGTCTGACCGTGATAATTGTCGCTGCGATCGGGATTTTGGTGAATGGTGCAACAGCTTTGATGTTCCAGAAAGACCATCAGCATGATGTCAATGTGAAAGGCGCATTTCTGCACATGGTTGCAGATGCTTTAGTTTCGGTGGGTGTGGTCTTGAGTGGGTTGATCATTACTTTGACTGGGTGGCAGTCAATTGATGCGATCGCAAGTATGGGAATTGCGATCGTGATTGGAATCGGTGCATGGAATTTGCTGCAAGAGTCGCTCAGTTTGGCATTAGATGGTGTGCCTGCAAATGTAGATTTACGAGCGATTCAAAACTATTTACTAGACTTACCCGGAGTTGGCTCGATTCATGATTTACATGTGTGGGCACTGAGTTCAACAGAACCCGCTTTAACAGCACATCTCGTCATGCTTGCAGGCGTACCTGGATCGGATTTTCTAGCTCGGATTTCTCACGACCTGCACGATCGTTTTGGAATTGAACACAGTACGATTCAGATTGAGACAGGTTCAGCTTTTCTGCCTTGTATGCAGAGCGATTGCGGTATGTAG
- a CDS encoding ankyrin repeat domain-containing protein yields MNIRNWLRTCNAEWTQHFDVDSDEISKALFLAIEFGDWQSTQILALAQLDIDATDHMGDWTALMRAVHEGSFETVKLLVELGADVNLRGALEPDKDFALNLAAYARNQEIFDYLFPLTIAELQKVAVKTLDRN; encoded by the coding sequence ATGAATATAAGAAATTGGTTGCGAACGTGTAATGCTGAATGGACTCAGCATTTTGACGTTGACTCTGATGAAATTAGCAAAGCACTCTTCTTAGCAATCGAGTTTGGAGACTGGCAATCAACGCAGATCCTTGCCCTTGCTCAGCTAGACATTGATGCTACAGATCATATGGGTGATTGGACTGCATTAATGCGCGCAGTTCACGAAGGCTCATTTGAAACGGTCAAACTATTAGTTGAATTAGGTGCTGATGTTAATTTACGAGGAGCTTTGGAACCGGACAAAGATTTTGCACTTAATCTCGCTGCTTATGCACGCAACCAAGAAATTTTCGATTATTTATTCCCACTGACTATTGCGGAGTTGCAAAAAGTAGCAGTTAAAACTCTTGATCGAAATTAA
- a CDS encoding NACHT C-terminal helical domain 2-containing protein, with protein sequence MSAIEIFLSYASQDESLMKELEKHLSTLERQGIIRAWHNQKITVGAERAEQIDHHLESAQIILLLISSDFLASKKRYEIELKRAMERHESKEALVIPVILRPVDWKGASFSKLEALPRDGRAITQWANQDEAFESVVRGIRRAIEFPDSEIDPIVQSIRQRISRDIQKRCGTMRVLDMEQRITIDSIYTTVNILEKLTGNQRRSIEQLLEGCNFEDFDRFSLGRVQQKRIPGLEAVQKHNKLLILGKPGAGKTTFLKWLALQCQAGQLYKNHIPIFVPLKEFAEASGQPSLIEFIAKQFAECGIENPEIVKKISLAGRSLILLDGLDEVRAEDQNHILNTIQQTSRQFDGNQFVMTCRIAAKEYTFESFTEVEVADFDTEQIADFAFKWFQHKDPTKATEFSKALEAHPGLQELATNPLLLTLLCLVYGEQAGFPANRAELYKEGLDVLLKKWDGKRNITRDVVYKQLSLNRKEDLLSQIAFNAFTRSEYFFKQRFVEEEIQDYIRNLPNANLDPETLQLDREAVLKSIEAQHGLLVERARGIYSFSHLTFQEYFTARKIEKSEGDFKEIVCHVTEKRWREVFLLTVGMLRNADKFFLAMKREIDGILAKDEKLQQFLTFVEQKSYSTKASYKPAAIRAFYLTLDRDHTRALDYALGLYLYGALYLDIEFALALALDHALDHALYREVDLDRELDRDRELDIELDLDLELYRALYLYRALDGNHTRALDRDRELARALDRDRELARALDPKLNQKLQQLKSQLPSIENREHFKQWWKTNGQNWTEQLRTVMIQHRNIGHNWQFTTTQKQLLNQYYEANRLLVACLNSDCYVSRKVREEIEATLLLPYNRSGISTQPKPKTQPQNVGNAIDYLKNAIRWTDR encoded by the coding sequence ATGAGCGCGATCGAGATTTTCCTCTCCTACGCTTCTCAAGATGAATCATTGATGAAAGAGTTGGAGAAGCACCTCAGCACCTTGGAGCGACAAGGGATCATTAGGGCTTGGCATAATCAAAAAATTACCGTAGGGGCTGAACGGGCTGAACAGATTGATCATCATCTCGAATCGGCTCAAATTATTCTGCTGTTGATTAGCTCAGATTTTCTTGCTTCTAAAAAACGCTATGAAATCGAACTCAAGCGGGCAATGGAGCGGCATGAATCGAAGGAAGCACTTGTGATTCCAGTGATTCTACGTCCGGTAGATTGGAAAGGTGCTTCATTTAGCAAATTAGAAGCATTACCACGAGACGGTAGAGCGATTACCCAATGGGCAAATCAAGATGAGGCGTTTGAAAGTGTAGTGAGGGGAATTCGTCGTGCAATTGAATTTCCAGACTCAGAGATAGATCCTATCGTGCAATCTATCCGTCAACGGATCAGTCGAGATATTCAAAAACGCTGTGGCACGATGCGGGTGTTGGATATGGAGCAAAGGATTACGATCGATTCGATTTACACAACCGTCAATATTCTAGAAAAGCTTACAGGAAATCAACGGCGGAGTATTGAGCAATTGCTCGAAGGTTGTAATTTTGAAGACTTCGATCGCTTTAGTTTAGGAAGAGTGCAGCAAAAACGCATCCCCGGATTAGAAGCAGTTCAAAAGCATAACAAACTCTTAATTTTAGGCAAGCCTGGAGCAGGTAAAACGACTTTTCTCAAGTGGTTAGCTCTGCAATGTCAGGCAGGACAACTGTACAAAAATCACATTCCGATCTTTGTCCCTCTGAAGGAATTTGCAGAAGCATCAGGACAACCAAGCTTGATCGAATTTATTGCAAAACAATTTGCTGAATGTGGAATCGAGAATCCTGAAATCGTCAAAAAGATTTCGCTGGCGGGTCGATCTCTGATTTTGCTCGATGGCTTAGACGAAGTGAGGGCGGAAGATCAAAACCATATCTTAAATACAATTCAGCAGACTTCGCGACAGTTCGATGGCAATCAATTTGTCATGACCTGTCGGATTGCAGCCAAGGAATATACGTTTGAGAGCTTTACAGAGGTAGAAGTTGCTGATTTTGACACGGAACAAATTGCTGACTTTGCGTTCAAGTGGTTTCAGCACAAAGATCCAACTAAAGCCACAGAATTTTCAAAAGCATTAGAAGCACATCCAGGTTTACAAGAACTTGCAACGAATCCTCTCTTGCTTACTCTGCTGTGCTTGGTTTACGGCGAACAAGCTGGATTTCCAGCTAACCGAGCAGAACTCTACAAAGAAGGCTTAGATGTCTTGCTGAAAAAGTGGGATGGCAAGCGAAACATCACGCGAGATGTCGTATACAAACAACTCTCGCTCAACCGCAAAGAAGACTTACTGAGCCAAATTGCTTTTAATGCGTTTACGCGAAGCGAGTACTTTTTCAAGCAGAGATTTGTTGAGGAGGAGATTCAAGACTACATTCGCAACTTACCCAATGCAAATCTTGACCCAGAAACCTTGCAACTCGATCGCGAAGCGGTGTTGAAGTCGATCGAGGCACAGCATGGCTTACTCGTTGAGCGGGCACGCGGAATCTATTCATTTTCTCATCTCACTTTTCAGGAATACTTCACTGCTCGAAAAATTGAAAAGTCTGAGGGAGATTTCAAAGAGATTGTCTGCCATGTCACCGAAAAGCGTTGGCGAGAAGTCTTTTTGCTAACAGTTGGAATGCTAAGAAATGCAGATAAGTTTTTCTTGGCAATGAAACGAGAAATCGATGGCATTCTAGCGAAAGATGAAAAACTCCAACAATTTCTCACTTTTGTTGAGCAAAAGTCTTACTCAACAAAAGCTTCCTATAAACCTGCTGCAATTCGAGCTTTTTACCTCACCCTCGACCGCGACCACACCCGCGCCCTCGACTATGCCCTCGGCCTCTACCTCTACGGCGCCCTCTACCTCGACATCGAGTTCGCCCTCGCCCTCGCCCTCGACCACGCCCTCGACCACGCCCTCTACCGCGAGGTCGACCTCGACCGCGAACTCGACCGCGACCGCGAACTCGACATCGAACTCGACCTCGACCTCGAACTCTACCGCGCCCTCTACCTCTACCGCGCCCTCGACGGCAACCACACCCGCGCCCTCGACCGCGACCGCGAACTCGCCCGCGCCCTCGACCGCGACCGCGAACTCGCCCGCGCCCTCGACCCCAAATTGAATCAAAAGCTCCAACAGCTTAAATCACAACTTCCCTCAATAGAAAACAGGGAACATTTCAAACAATGGTGGAAAACAAATGGACAAAATTGGACTGAACAACTCAGAACTGTAATGATTCAGCATCGCAACATCGGGCACAATTGGCAATTTACCACGACTCAGAAACAGCTTCTCAATCAGTACTACGAAGCTAACCGTCTCCTTGTCGCCTGCCTCAACAGCGATTGCTACGTCAGCCGCAAAGTCCGCGAGGAAATCGAAGCGACCTTACTGTTGCCCTACAATCGCTCCGGCATCAGCACACAACCCAAGCCAAAGACACAACCTCAAAACGTTGGAAACGCGATCGACTATCTCAAAAACGCAATTCGATGGACTGATCGATAG
- a CDS encoding lasso peptide biosynthesis B2 protein produces the protein MRRLFHQVSCWFALSPPDRTLFLQAFLLLPLTAWSLEIGGLRQTQRWLNWLTAHCSKTANDPAQLHHIARIVNLAAQSSPWGNCLKRSLVLWVLLRYRGVETTLQIGVRRQQQLFLAHAWIEFENLVLNDHPDVAHQFSPFTQLVPRTE, from the coding sequence ATGCGGCGATTGTTTCATCAAGTTTCCTGTTGGTTTGCGCTTTCTCCGCCTGATCGGACTCTGTTCCTGCAAGCCTTTTTGTTGTTACCGCTGACAGCTTGGAGTCTAGAGATTGGCGGATTGCGACAGACACAGCGCTGGTTGAATTGGCTCACTGCACACTGCTCCAAAACGGCAAACGACCCTGCTCAACTGCATCATATCGCTCGAATCGTCAACTTAGCCGCGCAATCTAGCCCCTGGGGAAACTGTCTGAAGCGATCGCTTGTTCTTTGGGTGCTGCTGCGCTATCGAGGCGTTGAGACCACCTTACAAATCGGAGTCCGACGACAACAACAACTGTTTTTAGCTCATGCTTGGATCGAGTTTGAAAACCTTGTCCTGAACGATCATCCTGATGTAGCCCACCAATTCAGCCCCTTTACCCAGTTGGTACCCCGAACCGAATGA
- a CDS encoding D-alanyl-D-alanine carboxypeptidase family protein, which translates to MSNASQPGKPPQDQAPSFDDIPIAERESPIAPPVQSGSKFWLWLGGLVTIALLSGGGWLAYQWWLSRSIASPTPVAESPQPSDAKSPDDGRLLNHFAYPEAPLNDLEAVSADGGIKMRTPAARAFKEMVAAANAEGVILNPLSGFRSLQEQQQVYFDVKAERAQTPEQRALVSAPPGYSEHHTGYAIDIGDGRVPAVNLSPDFDKTPAYRWLAANATRFNFELSFPQGNKQGVTYEPWHWRFVGDKQSLETFYRAKEFKQENPPTPNP; encoded by the coding sequence TTGAGTAATGCCAGTCAGCCGGGAAAACCTCCGCAAGATCAAGCACCGTCTTTTGATGACATTCCGATTGCTGAGCGCGAATCTCCGATTGCGCCTCCGGTTCAGTCTGGCTCGAAGTTTTGGCTATGGCTAGGCGGACTGGTGACGATCGCGCTACTGTCCGGAGGCGGGTGGCTTGCCTATCAATGGTGGCTGAGTCGCAGCATTGCCAGTCCGACTCCTGTCGCGGAAAGCCCACAGCCGAGTGACGCAAAATCTCCGGATGATGGGAGACTTCTCAATCATTTTGCCTATCCCGAAGCACCGCTAAACGACCTCGAAGCCGTTTCTGCTGATGGTGGAATAAAAATGCGAACTCCTGCCGCTAGAGCCTTCAAAGAGATGGTGGCAGCAGCGAATGCCGAAGGCGTAATTCTCAATCCGCTTTCCGGATTTCGATCGCTTCAAGAACAGCAGCAAGTTTATTTTGATGTCAAAGCAGAACGGGCACAGACCCCAGAACAGCGTGCTTTAGTCAGTGCGCCGCCTGGATATAGTGAACATCACACTGGATACGCGATCGATATTGGCGATGGCAGGGTTCCAGCGGTAAATCTCAGTCCAGATTTCGATAAGACTCCTGCCTACCGATGGCTGGCTGCCAATGCAACAAGATTTAATTTTGAACTCTCTTTTCCCCAGGGAAACAAACAGGGCGTGACTTATGAGCCTTGGCATTGGCGATTTGTAGGGGATAAGCAAAGCTTAGAAACCTTCTACAGAGCGAAAGAATTCAAGCAAGAAAATCCGCCTACCCCAAATCCATGA
- a CDS encoding Rpn family recombination-promoting nuclease/putative transposase, which produces MYDDACRFLAENFSADFASWLLGEPVILTEIQPSELSLDPIRADALILLESDNVILHLEFQTRPDPDIPFRMFDYRGRGYRRDKTKTMRQVVIYLKQTASDLVHKTDFTLERTRHEFDVIRLWEQPNDLFLQYPGLIPFAVLEQTLNPESTLRQAAQVIDQISDSTIQANLSAVSAILAGLKLEDEIIYRVLRRDIMQESSVYRAIQRETKKSRDREIAINLLREGFPVEAISRGTGLSIEEVQHLQQQMNDAPQN; this is translated from the coding sequence ATGTACGACGATGCTTGTCGCTTTTTAGCTGAAAACTTCTCAGCGGACTTTGCGAGTTGGTTACTTGGAGAACCCGTTATCTTAACTGAGATTCAGCCTTCAGAGCTTTCACTTGACCCAATTCGCGCTGATGCTCTGATTCTACTAGAGTCAGACAACGTGATTTTGCACCTAGAATTTCAAACCCGTCCTGACCCAGATATTCCATTCAGAATGTTCGATTATCGCGGGCGAGGATACAGACGAGATAAAACAAAAACGATGCGCCAAGTCGTGATTTATCTCAAGCAAACAGCATCCGACCTAGTTCATAAAACTGACTTTACCTTAGAACGCACACGCCACGAATTTGATGTCATCCGTTTGTGGGAGCAACCTAATGATTTATTCTTGCAGTATCCTGGCTTAATTCCCTTTGCGGTTCTAGAGCAGACGCTGAATCCAGAATCAACATTGCGGCAAGCAGCACAAGTGATCGATCAAATTTCAGATTCTACGATTCAAGCTAATCTGTCAGCAGTTTCAGCCATCCTTGCTGGACTAAAATTAGAAGACGAGATCATTTATCGTGTATTGCGGAGAGATATTATGCAAGAATCCTCTGTTTATCGTGCGATCCAAAGAGAGACGAAAAAATCAAGAGATCGTGAGATCGCTATCAATCTTTTACGTGAAGGCTTTCCAGTCGAGGCAATTTCCCGTGGAACAGGTTTGTCGATCGAAGAAGTCCAACACCTTCAACAACAAATGAATGACGCTCCGCAGAACTAG
- a CDS encoding MFS transporter, with the protein MNNSANESVSEKLNLKTKVAYGAGDLGPAITANILIFYLSPFLTDVAGLNPSLAGQTQLIGKVWDAVNDPMVGVMSDKTRSRLGRRYPWILAGAVPFGFFFFLQWIVPKFSDNAGSQQWGLFWYYTFISIVLGWLYTVVNLPYTAMTPEMTQDYDERTSLNSFRFAFSIGGSILSLILVGLISSRFPNLSDRYVAIGIVCGVLSVLPLFWCVWGTFDRMKAVGLQHPEAEMPVSIPIVQQLKIAFSNGPFLFVVGIYLCSWLSFQLTAAIIPYFVASVMRLNDAWAVPSVVLAVQLTAMLMLPVWNQLSHRIGKRGVYFAGMVLWIIAQGGLFFLQPGQMTLMYTLAVMSGFGVSVAYLIPWSMLPDVIELDELRTGQRREGIFYSFVTFLQKVCLGVAVAVVLQQLGNAGYVPPTDAVPLPVQPESVLLAIRSSIGPVPTVALLIGMVLTYFYPITKDVHTQIRLQLSERKRDQGQ; encoded by the coding sequence ATGAACAATTCTGCTAATGAATCGGTCTCTGAAAAGCTTAACTTAAAGACGAAGGTGGCGTATGGAGCAGGGGATTTAGGACCTGCAATTACGGCAAATATTTTAATTTTTTATCTGTCGCCTTTTTTAACCGATGTCGCAGGACTCAATCCAAGTTTGGCAGGGCAAACGCAGTTAATCGGAAAAGTTTGGGATGCGGTGAACGATCCGATGGTCGGGGTGATGAGCGATAAAACGCGATCGCGCCTGGGTCGTCGCTATCCCTGGATTTTGGCGGGTGCGGTTCCGTTTGGGTTTTTCTTCTTCTTGCAGTGGATTGTGCCGAAATTTAGCGATAACGCAGGTTCGCAGCAGTGGGGATTGTTTTGGTATTACACGTTTATTTCGATCGTGCTTGGCTGGCTGTATACAGTGGTGAATTTGCCGTATACGGCGATGACTCCTGAAATGACGCAAGACTATGACGAGCGTACCAGCTTGAATAGTTTTCGATTTGCATTCTCAATTGGGGGCAGTATTCTGTCGCTGATTTTAGTCGGCTTGATTAGCTCTAGATTTCCAAATTTGAGTGACCGATATGTTGCGATCGGGATTGTGTGCGGTGTTTTGTCGGTGTTGCCCTTGTTTTGGTGCGTTTGGGGGACATTCGATCGCATGAAAGCTGTCGGATTGCAGCATCCAGAGGCGGAGATGCCTGTGTCGATTCCGATCGTGCAACAGCTTAAAATCGCGTTTAGTAATGGGCCTTTTCTGTTTGTGGTGGGAATTTATCTCTGTTCGTGGCTGAGTTTTCAGCTGACAGCAGCGATTATTCCTTACTTTGTTGCAAGTGTGATGCGGTTGAATGATGCTTGGGCAGTACCGAGTGTCGTTTTAGCTGTGCAATTAACGGCGATGCTCATGCTTCCTGTTTGGAATCAATTGAGTCATCGGATTGGGAAGCGGGGGGTTTACTTTGCAGGCATGGTGCTTTGGATTATTGCTCAAGGTGGCTTGTTCTTTTTGCAACCGGGACAAATGACTTTGATGTATACCTTGGCGGTGATGTCGGGGTTTGGAGTGTCGGTGGCGTATTTGATTCCGTGGTCAATGTTGCCGGATGTGATCGAACTCGATGAGTTGCGGACAGGACAGCGGCGCGAAGGCATTTTTTATAGCTTTGTGACGTTTTTGCAGAAGGTCTGTTTGGGAGTTGCAGTAGCAGTGGTATTGCAGCAATTGGGGAATGCGGGATATGTTCCGCCGACTGATGCAGTTCCTTTGCCTGTGCAGCCGGAGAGTGTGTTGTTGGCGATTCGATCGTCGATCGGACCTGTGCCGACGGTCGCTTTGCTGATTGGAATGGTGTTGACGTATTTCTATCCGATTACGAAGGATGTGCATACTCAGATTCGCTTGCAGTTGAGTGAGCGGAAGCGCGATCAGGGTCAGTAA